Below is a genomic region from Ancylothrix sp. D3o.
TGTCGCGGGGCAGTTTCCAGGTTAATTGCCCCTGCAAAATTCAGCAACATACAAAACTGAGCAAGCACCCTTCGACAAGTGCCACACCGAGCGTGTCGAGGTGCTCAGGGGAAACGAGCACAATTGCCGGTAAAAAGCGGGCGACAAATGACAAATGACCATTGACAAATGACAATTGACCATATTTATTTTCCCGAAGCCACGCCCTGCGGTTAAAATTGTATATAACCTTTGCTTGTTCTAAGTCCACCATCCTGTCGCCCCGACAAAGAGGGGGAAGCAGAAAAGCCTCCCTTTTTGAGCCAGGGCAAAGGCGGTCTTTAAAACCCAGAACTATGACTAGCAACGAATGTTTATCTACTACCTTTTGTGCGAGAAACAGCCATGAGTCGCCCTAATTTGTTAACTGGTGAATCTTTGTCTATTCCTGATCAGGGTGGTAATATTTCTGAATTTTCCGAAATCAATGAAATTTATACTCATCCAGGTCATCACAATCTGGAGAGCCACCCTCACGTTCACAGCGAAGAATCTTTACGCCGGCTTGTCAACCGACTCTCGCGCATTGAAGGCCACATTCGCGGGATCAAAGCAATGGTGCAGGATAATCAACCTTGCCCAAACGTCCTCATCCAAATTGCCGCCGTCCGAGGCGCTCTCGACCGTGTTGCCCGTATTATCTTAGACGAGCATTTAACCGAGTGCATTGCTCGTGCGGCCACAGAGGGCAATATTGATTTAGAGCTTGAACAATTAAAAGCTGCTCTGGATCGTTTTTTACCCCGTGAAAAGAAAAAAGAAAAATAATCGGATTTATAACAATTTTCAGCCTTTTTGCTTAGAAATATAGTTGCTGGCCACCCCTATTTTTTAGCCAAAATATGTACAGCCGCCAAGGCATTGAAATTAGCGATGCCTTAGTTTTTTTGACAAGCAATATCTGTTTAAAAAAACAAAGCAACTCCCAAAAAATCTAGGAGTTGCTGAGGGGTTGCTATTAACCTAAAGCCCTTAAGAAACTTAACGGCGGTTACGTTGCCGGGCTTCATTACTGTTGGCAATTTCGCGCTGAATATCGCGTAAAGAAGCGCCATTTGCTAATTGTCGCTTCCAAGTTCTCATGCCATTTCTATCTGCATCGCGGCCTAAAAGTTGCTGATAAACTCGGTTAATTGCATCTTCTGCCTCGCGGCTGTCTGCAATACGTTGGCGCACATCATCCAAATTGCCGCCATTTACCAAAGTTCTCGTCCAAGTTCTCATCCCCGATGAATCGGCATCACGGTTTAACATATTCCGATAAACCTTGTTAATCGCATCGCGGGCTTCATCGCTTTCGGCAATTTCCCGACGAATTTCTTGTAAGCTTGCGCCTCGTTCTATTTCTCTTGACCAAGTTCTCAGTCCGCGATAGTCTGCATCTCGTCCCAAAATATCGCGGTAAATTTCATTAATTTGATCATAGTAGCGTTCTGACTCGCGCTGACTTTGGCCAATAATTCGAGAATTGCCACTTCCCCACATTGTCTGGAAATTATTCACCGGCACCTGGGCTAAAGTTTGACCGCTGACACTTAAACTTAACAATAGCGCGGTAACGCCTACAACAGAAAACTTCATATTGGTTCCCTCCAACCCTTTATCTAAATACTAATGAAATTGACATCTTTCGGGTGTTGTACCCTACACAGTAGGCATTCTCTTGTTTGTAATTGACGAAAAATATGGCTGTTTTTGTTTCATCCCTAATTTGAGCTAACGACCAACCAGCCATCTAAATTAAGTTTACCGTCACCCCGGTTTGGACAACTAACGTCGCACCGGCCTGAGTATAAGTAGTAAAACCACCAGCCGTCGCACCGGCCAGAAAACCAGAAGCATTCACCACATCACCGGCATTTCCAAACACCCGTAGCGAACTAGAAAGCGGCGACAGATTGAGAATTTCTAAACGATTGAGCGTCAGAGTATTATTGCCTGTAGTTAGGTTTATTTGCTCAATTCCCTTAATACGGGGGTCTCGAATTGTTGTGAGATCCAAACTCAAACCCGTCAAAGCGAGGGTATCAGTACCCAAGCCGCCATCAATACGGCGGAAAGTTAAATCGCTAATCGTCAGAGTATCATTGCCGGCAGCGCCGTTAAGAACATCAGCCCCACCATTGCCATTAATTTGATCATCGCCGGCACCCCCAACCATAATATCCGCCGCCGCAGTACCCGTTAAAATATCTACTGCTGTTGTCCCTTGATGTGTTATAGATGCCGTAAAATCTCCGCCATAAATCACATAACCCTTACCTGCACTGATTCCCGTCGTATCCGAGCCTGTTGCACCCACCAGTAAATCTGCATAGCCATCACCATTCATATCTCCTGCTGAAGATACCGAACGCCCAGAAATATCTCCAGCCACTTCGCCATTGATTACAAAACCACCAACTCCCGCAGCAACGCTGGACAAATTTAAGGCTGTAGGGTTGATTTGGCCAAAAACTATATATGTTTTTCCTGAACCTGCACCATTACCAGTTCCCAAGCCGGCCCCAACAATCAGGTCATCGAAACCGTCGCCATTGACATCACCGGCACTTGATAGCGCAAAACCATTACGATCTCCAGCCACCTCGCCATTTAAAGCAAAACCATTTGTTCCCAAAGCACTTAAATTGAGATTAGTATTATCGGTTTTGCCAAAGACAACATAGCTATAACCCATTGTTGGGGGAAAAGCCGGTGCTCCGGGTGCGCGCCCTGGAGCACCGACGAGAAAATCTTCCAAGCCATCACCATTGACATCGCCAGCATTTGATACAGAACGACCGGCAAAGCCATTCGTCCCAGGGCCATTGACAGTAAAGCCAAAATTATTAGTAATTTGGTCATTAACAATAATTTGAACCGTTGCAGTCACGTTTGCGGCACCAGCAATAAATTGAGAATTATTTAAAGCAGCATTGAGATTTGCAAGAGTGCCGGTGGCCGTAACTGTGGCGCTGTTGTTGCCAGTAATAGTGACACCCGCAGCTTGGGTTAGTGCAAAAGTTCCGCCTGTGGCTCTGATAGTGACGCGCAGGGGATTATTCCCGGCATCGGAGTCTGTGATAGAGATTTGGCTGCCATTGATGGCATTAAAGGTAAGTGTCTGATTAGTATTAACCGATGGCCACACCGGCATCGTCACCACCGGCGCACTGTTGATGTTGTTAACGTGTACATTTACGGTGTCGGTATCACTTCGGGCTCCGCCGGTGCCGGTGTTACCTTGGTCGTTGGTTGTCAGGGAAATTGAAGTGGTACCCGTAAAGCCGGTGGTGGGAGTAAAACTCATCCCATTAAGTGCAGCGTTGATACTGGCGAGGGTGCCGGTAAAGGTCAGGGTTGGGTCTGCTATACCATCTCCTGCCGTAAATGTCAAGCCTGCGGTGCCATTTAAACTTAAAGTGCCGTTAGTGGCAGTGAGAGTGACTTGTAAAGGACTGCCGGCGGCATCCGAGTCGGTAACGGCAATTTGGTTATTAGTGGCGGCGCTGAAAATAAGAGGTGTATTGAGGAGGGTTTTGTGAGAAACGGGAACTCGGTTAACTGGCGCATCATTGGTATTGTTAACGGTAATGGCAATTGTATCGGTATCAGTTAAAGCAGCCCCAGTGCCTGTATTACCTTGGTCGTTGGTAATAATTTGCAGAGTGCCGTTCCCACCTGTAGGGGTAAAAATTAAACCATCTAAAGCCGTATTGATACTAGCAGTAGTGCCGGTAATGGTGATATTGGCCGTACCATTGCCTGTGGTTGTCAAGCCTACGGTTGTGGGGAGGGTGATATTGCCATTAGTAGCATTCAGAGTGACTTGGACAGGACTATTAGCAGCATC
It encodes:
- a CDS encoding metal-sensitive transcriptional regulator, encoding MSRPNLLTGESLSIPDQGGNISEFSEINEIYTHPGHHNLESHPHVHSEESLRRLVNRLSRIEGHIRGIKAMVQDNQPCPNVLIQIAAVRGALDRVARIILDEHLTECIARAATEGNIDLELEQLKAALDRFLPREKKKEK
- a CDS encoding DUF4214 domain-containing protein, whose amino-acid sequence is MKFSVVGVTALLLSLSVSGQTLAQVPVNNFQTMWGSGNSRIIGQSQRESERYYDQINEIYRDILGRDADYRGLRTWSREIERGASLQEIRREIAESDEARDAINKVYRNMLNRDADSSGMRTWTRTLVNGGNLDDVRQRIADSREAEDAINRVYQQLLGRDADRNGMRTWKRQLANGASLRDIQREIANSNEARQRNRR